The following are encoded together in the Montipora foliosa isolate CH-2021 chromosome 12, ASM3666993v2, whole genome shotgun sequence genome:
- the LOC137978498 gene encoding ribosomal protein S6 kinase alpha-5-like, with amino-acid sequence MSQNGCEMSELIHHELKNANLTGHEDEKVGLENFELLKVLGTGAYGKVFLVRKRGGYFTGNLYAMKVLKKATIVQKAKTAEHTRTERQVLEAVRRCPFLVTLHWAFQTESKLHLIMDYVNGGELFTHLYQREKFTEDEVRIYIGEIIIAIEHLHRLGIIYRDIKLENILLDSDGHVVITDFGLSKEFSDPKSGERAYSFCGTIEYMAPEVVKGGSRGHDKAVDWWSLGVLMYELLTGASPFTVDGEKNSQSEISKRILYNSPPMPPDISREVMDLLLKLLQKDPKVRLGAKGAHEIKAHPFFKSINWDLLSQKKIAAPFKPRIRDELDVSNFAEEFTDMVPTYSPAAVPKTADRIFKGYSFVAPSIIFGENEFSNHLVGNKPSEYRPAPGAVDYAALFEDSPFFQNYVISDEVLGDGSFSTCRKCIHIRSGKPFAVKVISRRRDHIREEQSLRICQGHPNIVELQEVFQDDFHTYLVLELLSGGELLERIRKKKNFTEVEASDIIRKLASAVEFMHGRGVVHRDLKPENLLFVDDADNSELKIVDFGFARLKPENQPLQTPCFTAAYAAPEVISQTTTRSGYDESCDLWSLGVIMYTMLSGQVPFQSSRSFRSSDFIMQRITHGDIRFEGQQWKSISPAAKDLIKGLLTVDPTQRLKVRAVVNHEWLRGSTCLPHTPLMTPGILGKGHKRTYVESALNVTYDAFNRAHKEGFALMDVQQAPLAKRRKKNKTTSTDSRSTTSSDHSNSGGTSPLLNPR; translated from the exons ATGAGCCAGAATGGATGTGAAATGTCTGAGCTGATTCACCATGAGCTAAAAAATG caAATTTGACGGGACACGAAGATGAAAAAGTTGGACTGGAGAATTTTGAGCTCCTAAAGGTGCTTGGTACTGGAG CTTACGGAAAGGTTTTCCTGGTTCGTAAACGAGGTGGTTATTTCACCGGCAATTTGTACGCTATGAAAGTTCTCAAGAAGGCGACGATCGTGCAGAAAGCCAAGACAGCTGAGCATACACGCACCGAACGACAAGTGTTAGAAGCAGTGAGACGGTGTCCATTTCTGGTCACATTACATTGGGCATTTCAAACAGAATCCAAACTGCATTTGATCATGG ATTATGTGAATGGTGGCGAATTGTTCACCCATCTTTACCAACGAGAAAAATTTACCGAAGACGAAGTACGAATTTATATTGGAGAGATCATTATTGCCATTGAACATCTTCACAGG CTCGGAATAATTTACCGTGACATAAAATTAGAAAATATCCTGTTGGATTCAGACGGTCATGTTGTTATTACAGACTTTGGCTTGAGCAAAGAATTTTCAGACCCAAAATCT GGTGAGCGGGCATATTCCTTCTGTGGTACAATAGAGTATATGGCTCCTGAAGTTGTCAAAGGAGGAAGCAGAGGGCATGACAAG GCAGTGGATTGGTGGAGTTTGGGAGTGCTCATGTATGAGTTACTCACTGGAGCATCTCCCTTTACTGTTGATGGAGAGAAAAACAGCCAATCTGAAATTTCCAA gcgaATTCTTTACAACAGTCCTCCAATGCCGCCTGATATCTCAAGGGAGGTTATGGACTTGCTTCTTAAACTACTGCAGAAAGACCCAAAGGTGCGACTGGGAGCGAAAGGTGCTCATGAAATAAAAGCACATCCTTTTTTCAAG TCAATAAACTGGGACCTGTTGTCACAAAAGAAAATTGCAGCACCATTTAAACCTCGCATTAGGGATGAACTGGATGTCAGTAATTTTGCTGAAGAGTTCACAGACATGGTTCCAACGTACTCTCCTGCTGCAGTGCCAAAGACAGCAGACAGAATTTTTAAG GGATATTCATTTGTTGCTCCTTCCATAATTTTTGGAGAAAATGAGTTTTCTAATCATCTCGTGGGAAACAAGCCATCTGAGTATAGACCTGCTCCAGGGGCAGTGGATTACGCGGCATTGTTTGAG GATTCACCtttctttcaaaactatgtCATAAGTGACGAAGTTCTTGGTGATGGAAGTTTCTCAACCTGCAG GAAATGCATTCACATACGAAGTGGCAAACCCTTTGCTGTTAAAGTAATCAGCAGAAG ACGTGACCACATCCGAGAAGAGCAGTCATTGAGAATATGTCAAGGCCATCCTAACATTGTTGAGTTACAGGAAGTGTTTCAGGATGAT ttccACACTTACTTAGTTTTGGAATTACTTAGTGGTGGAGAGCTGTTAGAAAGAAtacgaaagaagaaaaattttactGAAGTGGAAGCAAGTGACATAATTAGAAAATTAGCTTCTGCTGTGGAATTTATGCATGGCCGAGGAGTTGTACATAGAGATTTAAAACCTGAG AACTTGCTGTTTGTAGATGATGCAGACAATTCTGAACTGAAAATTGTTGACTTTGGCTTTGCAAGACTTAAGCCGGAAAATCAGCCTCTGCAAACTCCTTGCTTCACAGCAGCTTATGCTGCTCCAGAAGTTATTAGCCAGACAACTACAAGGAGTGGGTATGATGAGTCATGTGACTTATGGAGTCTTGGAGTCATTATG TACACCATGCTCTCTGGTCAGGTACCATTTCAAAGCAGTCGCAGTTTTAGGTCTTCAGATTTCATAATGCAAAGAATCACACATGGAGATATCAGGTTTGAAGGgcagcagtggaaatcaatatCACCAGCAGCAAAGGATCTCATTAAAG GACTTTTGACCGTAGATCCAACCCAGCGATTAAAAGTGAGAGCAGTTGTCAATCATGAATGGTTAAGAGGAAGCACATGTCTTCCACATACACCTCTGATGACACCCGGTATTCTTGGGAAAGGGCATAAAAGAACATATGTCGAGTCTGCTCTTAATGTTACATATGATGCATTCAACAGAGCACACAAGGAAGGATTTGCGCTGATGGATGTTCAGCAGGCACCGCTTGCCAAAAGACGGAAAAAGAATAAGACAACATCAACAGACAGCAGGTCAACCACAAGTAGTGACCATAGTAACAGCGGTGGTACGTCACCTTTGCTTAACCCAAGGTGA
- the LOC137979320 gene encoding acetyl-coenzyme A synthetase 2-like, mitochondrial, which yields MAGIHIARRLLPAKNSSLLCRRISSFFTDEYTPPKLDHVTPDWEKLYEQSIKDPATFWGRLGATRLDWMTPFDTVMDVDLNVGQHKWFLGGKLNVSVNCVDQHTKANPDRCALIWEKDEPGDTERVSYRELYEMVNKMANLLKSHCVKKGDVVCIYMPVSPLAVAAMLACARIGAPHSVVFAGFSSEALASRIVDANAETVITVDQAVRGGKVSDLKKMVDKAVASSPCVKRVFVASRTGADVPMGAIDFSLEKEMSKQPGECEPEPMDSEDTLFLLYTSGSTGQPKGVVHTQAGYLLYAKLTHRYVFDYHPGDIFGCVADIGWITGHTYVVYGPLSNGATTVLFESTPTYPDPGRYWEMVERLRINQFYGAPTALRLLLKSSSSFVTKYDRSSLKLLGTVGEPINAEAWRWYSEVVGEKRCVIVDTWWQTETGGILLSPRPAPDDSPVKPEYPTRPFFGVKPVLLDEKGRELMGNDVKGALCISTSIPSMSRTIYGHHQRFLDTYYNPFKGFYFTGDGALRDQDGDYRITGRMDDVINVSGKRLGTAEIEDAMDSHDAVAETAVVGFPHPIKGEGIYAYAILKDNATITAEELRKDLKDIVRQKIGSFAVPEVIQVVSGLPKTRSGKIMRRILRKVAQDKPDELGDVSTLADPTVVKEIVRQHLQLAQEGRGKYRE from the exons ATGGCGGGCATTCATATTGCACGGAGACTACTTCCTGCAAAAAATTCCTCACTTTTATGCCGTCGGATTTCATCTTTCTTCACAGACGAATATACGCCACCAAAGCTCGACCATGTCACTCCTGACTGGGAAAAACTTTacgaacaaagtatcaaagatCCTGCGACTTTTTGGGGCCGACTCGGTGCCACCCGATTGGATTGGATGACGCCGTTCGATACTGTTATGGATGTTGATCTGAACGTTGGGCAGCATAAATGGTTTTTAGGTGGTAAACTTAATGTTTCAG TAAACTGTGTCGACCAACACACAAAAGCTAATCCTGATCGCTGTGCACTtatttgggagaaagatgaacCTGGAGATACAGAGAGAGTCAGCTATAG GGAGTTATATGAAATGGTGAACAAAATGGCCAATCTGTTGAAAAGCCATTGTGTCAAGAAGGGAGATGTGGTTTGTATTTACATGCCAGTTAGTCCTCTTGCTGTGGCAGCTATGCTAGCTTGTGCGAGAATTGGAGCTCCTCATAG TGTTGTGTTTGCAGGATTTAGTTCAGAGGCACTGGCCAGTAGAATTGTTGATG CAAATGCTGAAACAGTCATAACAGTGGACCAAGCAGTGCGTGGTGGAAAGGTCAGTGATCTTAAAAAAATGGTGGACAAGGCAGTGGCTTCAAGTCCTTGTGTTAAGAGAGTGTTTGTGGCCAGCCGCACTGGCGCAGATGTCCCAATGGGAGCAattgacttttctcttgaaaag gaaatgaGCAAACAACCAGGAGAATGTGAGCCGGAGCCAATGGACAGCGAAGATACCTTGTTTCTTCTTTACACATCTGGAAGCACGGGGCAACCGAAGGGAGTGGTACACACACAGGCTGGATATCTTCTCTATGCAAAGCTTACTCATAGG TATGTTTTTGACTACCATCCAGGAGATATCTTTGGCTGTGTGGCTGATATTGGTTGGATCACTGGTCATACATATGTTGTCTACGGTCCATTATCAAATGGGGCCACCACAGTTTTGTTTGAAAGCACCCCAACCTACCCAGACCCAGGCCGCTACTGGGAGATGGTAGAAAGATTGAGAATAAACCAATTTTATGGAGCTCCAACTGCACTTAGGCTACTGCTAAAATCAAGCAGCTCTTTTGTCACAAAGTATGACCGATCATCCTTAAAGCTTCTGGGAACAG TGGGCGAGCCAATTAACGCAGAGGCATGGCGCTGGTATAGTGAGGTTGTTGGAGAAAAAAGATGTGTTATTGTGGACACATGGTGGCAGACTG AGACTGGTGGTATCCTTTTGTCTCCAAGACCAGCCCCCGATGATTCACCAGTTAAACCAGAGTATCCTACGAGGCCTTTTTTTGGTGTGAAGCCTGTCCTTTTGGATGAAAAG GGCCGTGAGTTGATGGGAAATGACGTGAAAGGTGCGCTTTGTATAAGTACCTCAATACCCAGTATGTCACGCACCATATATGGACATCATCAACGCTTCCTTGATACGTACTACAATCCGTTCAAAG GTTTCTATTTCACTGGAGACGGAGCCCTGCGCGACCAGGACGGCGACTACAGAATTACGGGAAGGATGGATGACGTAATCAACGTTAGTGGCAAAAGACTGGGGACAGCCGAAATCGAGGATGCTATG GATAGCCATGATGCAGTTGCTGAGACAGCAGTTGTGGGATTTCCGCATCCAATCAAGGGCGAAG GTATATACGCCTATGCGATATTAAAAGACAACGCCACGATAACCGCTGAAGAATTAAGGAAAGATCTGAAGGACATTGTACGACAGAAGATAGGTTCCTTTGCTGTGCCTGAAGTTATCCAG GTCGTGTCAGGGCTGCCCAAAACACGCTCAGGGAAGATCATGCGTCGAATTTTGAGAAAAGTTGCTCAGGACAAACCGGATGAATTGGGTGATGTTTCTACTTTAGCTGATCCGACAGTTGTAAAGGAGATAGTGCGACAACATCTGCAGCTAGCTCAGGAAGGTAGAGGCAAATATAGGGAGTAA